A region of Haliotis asinina isolate JCU_RB_2024 chromosome 9, JCU_Hal_asi_v2, whole genome shotgun sequence DNA encodes the following proteins:
- the LOC137296911 gene encoding uncharacterized protein isoform X2: protein MASYSVTCKLGEGSFAKVFQLSSMDQDEGQDYALKVIDKDRFSHDERDKCVQEAKLMRKMRHENVVACFDAFEYENHLVLVTEYCPRGDMYCYLGDCRDAKPQQPVSENRISMWVLQIAKALQYLHERKILHRDLKTKNIFLMEDLTVKIGDLGIAKQLDFTLAQADTFLGTPLYMSPEIFQFQPYSYKADIWSMGCCVYEMMTLRFAFESPSQQKMVQRIIKGKAPSVPAMYSENLGRLANDMLNKDPQLRPHAADIVKELQSNQERPSSGDMKISPRSRRRLSASRSDSRVDMPDLTPSLRSDRHAIVDSLMTFFRQNTATGLGNGFEIGVLSSTKSALSRTVKTIWTRNPSQEETTQFVRKFGTGLQNGDDTYSDDIVDNIGYGETSGIHHTVKKSPRKCDKTASQSSMLRDYYEAIEMYDDNFNDIQPDPDEVIQWARQNLASCKASAELPSKESAAEAKSRQPPDAKLKTRKKKNFLKAASEKKKTSSPDKDQSAQSQSTLKTLPTDSSKTVTLFTRSQKVVFRKEEFLAGDADPMERELSKSLGGDMDMVNIGRLCKSDLGDDMFKRAQQLVEIVKDERLLQAQLQDLLGWRNYMKFGAFLINEGRTS from the exons ATGGCTTCGTACAGTGTCACTTGCAAACTCGGAGAGGGGAGTTTTGCTAAAGTGTTCCAACTGAGTTCAATGGACCAAGATGAAGGTCAAGAT TATGCCCTGAAAGTGATCGACAAAGATCGCTTCTCCCATGATGAACGAGACAAGTGTGTGCAGGAAGCCAAGCTGATGAGGAAGATGAGACATGAGAATGTTGTCGCCTGTTTTGATGCCTTTGAGTATGAGAACCACTTGGTCCTAGTGACAGAATACTGTCCACGGGGCGACATGTACTGTTACCTTGGTGACTGCAGAGATGCCAAACCTCAACAACCTGTGTCTGAGAACAGGATTTCTATGTGGGTACTGCAGATTGCTAAGGCTTTGCAG TATCTGCATGAGAGGAAAATTCTGCATCGAGACTTgaagacaaaaaacatctttcTGATGGAAGACTTGACTGTGAAAATAGGAGACCTTGGAATAGCAAA ACAGCTGGACTTTACACTGGCCCAGGCCGATACATTCCTGGGAACACCTCTATACATGAGTCCTGAGATATTCCAGTTCCAGCCCTACAGTTATAAG GCAGACATCTGGAGCATGGGCTGCTGTGTCTACGAGATGATGACATTACGCTTCGCCTTTGAGTCACCATCACAGCAGAAGATGGTACAGAGGATCATCAAGGGCAAG GCCCCGAGTGTTCCGGCCATGTACAGCGAGAACCTAGGGAGGCTGGCTAATGACATGTTGAACAAGGACCCACAGCTCAGACCTCATGCCGCAGACATCGTCAAAGAACTACAG TCAAACCAAGAGAGACCCAGCTCAGGAGACATGAAGATCTCACCCCGGAGCAGACGCCGCCTGTCAGCATCTCGTAGTGACAGTCGGGTAGACATGCCTGATCTTACACCGTCACTACGGTCTGATCGACATGCCATTGTCGACTCTCTCATGACGTTCTTCAGGCAGAACACGGCAACAGGCTTAGGGAATGGTTTCGAGATCGGTGTTCTGTCATCCACAAAATCTGCGCTGTCTAGGACAGTTAAAACAATATGGACACGCAATCCTAGTCAGGAGGAGACAACTCAGTTTGTGAGAAAATTCGGGACAGGGTTGCAGAATGGGGATGACACCTACAGTGATGATATTGTAGACAATATTGGGTACGGAGAGACGTCTGGCATTCATCACACTGTGAAAAAGAGCCCTAGGAAATGTGATAAGACAGCATCACAGAGTTCAATGCTCAGAGACTATTACGAAGCTATTGAAATGTATGATGATAATTTTAATGACATTCAGCCTGACCCTGATGAGGTCATTCAGTGGGCGAGACAGAATCTGGCATCTTGTAAAGCATCAGCGGAACTTCCTTCCAAAGAATCCGCAGCTGAG GCCAAGTCAAGACAACCACCAGATGCAAAACTGAAGACAAGGAAGAAGAAAAATTTCTTGAAAG CTGCCTCTgagaaaaagaaaacatcaagtccAGACAAGGACCAGTCTGCCCAGAGTCAG TCAACACTGAAGACATTGCCCACTGACAGTTCAAAGACTGTCACTCTCTTCACTCGGAGTCAGAAAGTGGTCTTCAGGAAGGAAGAGTTCCTGGCAGGGGATGCTGATCCCATGGAGAGAGAGCTGTCTAAGAGTCTGGGTGGGGACATGGATATGGTGAATATCGGGAG ATTGTGCAAGTCAGACCTTGGTGACGACATGTTTAAACGGGCCCAGCAGCTGGTGGAAATAGTGAAGGATGAACGTCTGCTCCAG GCGCAACTACAGGATCTGCTCGGCTGGAGAAACTACATGAAATTTGGAGCCTTTCTGATTAATGAAGGTCGGACGTCATAG
- the LOC137296911 gene encoding uncharacterized protein isoform X1: MASYSVTCKLGEGSFAKVFQLSSMDQDEGQDYALKVIDKDRFSHDERDKCVQEAKLMRKMRHENVVACFDAFEYENHLVLVTEYCPRGDMYCYLGDCRDAKPQQPVSENRISMWVLQIAKALQYLHERKILHRDLKTKNIFLMEDLTVKIGDLGIAKQLDFTLAQADTFLGTPLYMSPEIFQFQPYSYKADIWSMGCCVYEMMTLRFAFESPSQQKMVQRIIKGKAPSVPAMYSENLGRLANDMLNKDPQLRPHAADIVKELQSNQERPSSGDMKISPRSRRRLSASRSDSRVDMPDLTPSLRSDRHAIVDSLMTFFRQNTATGLGNGFEIGVLSSTKSALSRTVKTIWTRNPSQEETTQFVRKFGTGLQNGDDTYSDDIVDNIGYGETSGIHHTVKKSPRKCDKTASQSSMLRDYYEAIEMYDDNFNDIQPDPDEVIQWARQNLASCKASAELPSKESAAEAKSRQPPDAKLKTRKKKNFLKAASEKKKTSSPDKDQSAQSQKSTLKTLPTDSSKTVTLFTRSQKVVFRKEEFLAGDADPMERELSKSLGGDMDMVNIGRLCKSDLGDDMFKRAQQLVEIVKDERLLQAQLQDLLGWRNYMKFGAFLINEGRTS, encoded by the exons ATGGCTTCGTACAGTGTCACTTGCAAACTCGGAGAGGGGAGTTTTGCTAAAGTGTTCCAACTGAGTTCAATGGACCAAGATGAAGGTCAAGAT TATGCCCTGAAAGTGATCGACAAAGATCGCTTCTCCCATGATGAACGAGACAAGTGTGTGCAGGAAGCCAAGCTGATGAGGAAGATGAGACATGAGAATGTTGTCGCCTGTTTTGATGCCTTTGAGTATGAGAACCACTTGGTCCTAGTGACAGAATACTGTCCACGGGGCGACATGTACTGTTACCTTGGTGACTGCAGAGATGCCAAACCTCAACAACCTGTGTCTGAGAACAGGATTTCTATGTGGGTACTGCAGATTGCTAAGGCTTTGCAG TATCTGCATGAGAGGAAAATTCTGCATCGAGACTTgaagacaaaaaacatctttcTGATGGAAGACTTGACTGTGAAAATAGGAGACCTTGGAATAGCAAA ACAGCTGGACTTTACACTGGCCCAGGCCGATACATTCCTGGGAACACCTCTATACATGAGTCCTGAGATATTCCAGTTCCAGCCCTACAGTTATAAG GCAGACATCTGGAGCATGGGCTGCTGTGTCTACGAGATGATGACATTACGCTTCGCCTTTGAGTCACCATCACAGCAGAAGATGGTACAGAGGATCATCAAGGGCAAG GCCCCGAGTGTTCCGGCCATGTACAGCGAGAACCTAGGGAGGCTGGCTAATGACATGTTGAACAAGGACCCACAGCTCAGACCTCATGCCGCAGACATCGTCAAAGAACTACAG TCAAACCAAGAGAGACCCAGCTCAGGAGACATGAAGATCTCACCCCGGAGCAGACGCCGCCTGTCAGCATCTCGTAGTGACAGTCGGGTAGACATGCCTGATCTTACACCGTCACTACGGTCTGATCGACATGCCATTGTCGACTCTCTCATGACGTTCTTCAGGCAGAACACGGCAACAGGCTTAGGGAATGGTTTCGAGATCGGTGTTCTGTCATCCACAAAATCTGCGCTGTCTAGGACAGTTAAAACAATATGGACACGCAATCCTAGTCAGGAGGAGACAACTCAGTTTGTGAGAAAATTCGGGACAGGGTTGCAGAATGGGGATGACACCTACAGTGATGATATTGTAGACAATATTGGGTACGGAGAGACGTCTGGCATTCATCACACTGTGAAAAAGAGCCCTAGGAAATGTGATAAGACAGCATCACAGAGTTCAATGCTCAGAGACTATTACGAAGCTATTGAAATGTATGATGATAATTTTAATGACATTCAGCCTGACCCTGATGAGGTCATTCAGTGGGCGAGACAGAATCTGGCATCTTGTAAAGCATCAGCGGAACTTCCTTCCAAAGAATCCGCAGCTGAG GCCAAGTCAAGACAACCACCAGATGCAAAACTGAAGACAAGGAAGAAGAAAAATTTCTTGAAAG CTGCCTCTgagaaaaagaaaacatcaagtccAGACAAGGACCAGTCTGCCCAGAGTCAG AAGTCAACACTGAAGACATTGCCCACTGACAGTTCAAAGACTGTCACTCTCTTCACTCGGAGTCAGAAAGTGGTCTTCAGGAAGGAAGAGTTCCTGGCAGGGGATGCTGATCCCATGGAGAGAGAGCTGTCTAAGAGTCTGGGTGGGGACATGGATATGGTGAATATCGGGAG ATTGTGCAAGTCAGACCTTGGTGACGACATGTTTAAACGGGCCCAGCAGCTGGTGGAAATAGTGAAGGATGAACGTCTGCTCCAG GCGCAACTACAGGATCTGCTCGGCTGGAGAAACTACATGAAATTTGGAGCCTTTCTGATTAATGAAGGTCGGACGTCATAG